One window of Athalia rosae chromosome 2, iyAthRosa1.1, whole genome shotgun sequence genomic DNA carries:
- the LOC105689076 gene encoding facilitated trehalose transporter Tret1-like isoform X2 → MSMGWSSPMLPYLTSKESFINITEDQTSWISSLLEFGAVLGAIAAGKLADIIGRRRSILGFTVLFLVSWLLLIFTRKLWCIYLARLLAGVASGAICVIAIIYIGEIAEVSIRGALGSMAGMPFTVGVLIAYIAGSVLSYTAFAIAGALLAIIFIVMSPFLTESPVWLVQKNRLTEAGRPLRKLRGTKYDIDNEIAFLQAEATDRHSREGGITDLVRTKAGRKALAISLGLTFFQQSSGIGVISFYTVTLFQIAGSSTNPFMATIIIGAVAVVMELLTTLLIDKAGRRPLLILSGMGTALCLAILAWHFKAMNSGNEAITYGWVPLASLIIATITFAIGFGNIPWIMNGELYPPETKAVAGSIAGVFNWGLQFVVVKSYPFASSKLGDSVVFWTFSIFIFIGGIFAIFIVPETKGKTLQEIQVELSK, encoded by the coding sequence ATGTCGATGGGTTGGTCATCCCCGATGCTGCCATACTTGACAtcaaaagaatctttcataaaTATAACCGAAGATCAAACATCATGGATAAGTTCGCTCCTTGAATTTGGCGCAGTGTTGGGAGCAATTGCGGCAGGAAAATTGGCTGACATTATCGGACGACGTCGATCAATCTTAGGGTTTACAGTACTATTTTTAGTATCATGGTTGTTGCTGATTTTCACTAGGAAATTATGGTGCATATATTTGGCGAGATTACTTGCTGGAGTCGCAAGTGGGGCAATCTGTGTAATCGCGATTATTTACATCGGTGAAATAGCAGAAGTGTCAATTCGAGGTGCTCTTGGATCGATGGCTGGAATGCCCTTCACCGTTGGCGTACTGATAGCGTATATAGCTGGATCAGTTTTGAGTTACACCGCGTTCGCGATTGCTGGTGCATTATTggcgataattttcatcgttatgtCGCCATTTTTAACTGAATCGCCAGTCTGGTTGGTGCAAAAAAATCGACTCACCGAGGCTGGAAGACCCCTCCGAAAACTAAGAGGAACAAAATATGACATCGATAATGAGATTGCGTTTCTTCAGGCTGAAGCGACAGACCGACATTCTAGAGAAGGCGGCATAACAGACCTAGTGAGAACAAAAGCTGGCCGTAAAGCGTTAGCGATCAGCCTGGGTCTCACATTTTTCCAACAAAGCTCTGGAATTGGCGTCATATCATTTTACACCGTTACGCTTTTCCAAATAGCGGGAAGTTCCACCAATCCTTTCATGGCCACAATCATTATAGGGGCGGTAGCAGTCGTAATGGAACTACTCACAACTCTCCTGATAGATAAAGCTGGTCGTAGACCATTACTTATTTTGTCTGGAATGGGCACGGCACTTTGTTTAGCAATTCTTGCGTGGCATTTCAAGGCGATGAATTCTGGAAACGAAGCGATCACCTATGGTTGGGTCCCGCTTGCAAGTTTGATTATAGCGACTATTACTTTTGCTATCGGATTTGGAAATATACCTTGGATAATGAACGGTGAATTATATCCACCAGAGACAAAGGCAGTGGCAGGAAGTATAGCTGGTGTATTCAACTGGGGACTGCAATTCGTCGTCGTGAAGTCATATCCTTTTGCAAGTTCGAAATTGGGAGACTCGGTGGTTTTTTGGACTTTTagtatctttatttttatcggtgGGATCTTTGCTATCTTTATTGTCCCAGAGACTAAAGGTAAAACTTTGCAAGAAATTCAAGTTGAATTGAGTAAATAG
- the LOC105689103 gene encoding T-complex protein 1 subunit eta, with product MQPQIILLKEGTDTTQGKPQLISNINACQMVVDAVRTTLGPRGMDKLIVDQHGKSTISNDGATILKLLDIIHPAAKTLVDIAKSQDAEVGDGTTSVVLLAGEFLKQVKPFVEEGVHPRIIIKAFRRATQLAIEKIHSLSVKIERSNVQEHRALLEKCAATAMSSKLIHQQKDFFSKMVVNAVLQLDDLLPLNMIGIKKVAGGSLEDSLLVAGVAFKKTFSYAGFEMQPKNYKPCKIALLNIELELKSERDNAEVRVDNVAEYQKIVDAEWQILYQKLDKIHQSGANVVLSKLPIGDVATQYFADRDMFCAGRVPDEDLKRTMKACGGAVMTTVHDINDAVLGKCESFEEKQIGGERFNFFAGCLNAKTCTLVLRGGAEQFLEETERSLHDAIMIVRRTIKNDAVVAGGGAIEMELSRTLRDYSRTIAGKEQLLIGAIARALEVIPRQLCDNAGFDATNILNKLRQKHHQGHKWYGVDINAEDIADNLEACVWEPAIVKINALTAASEAACLILSVDETIKNPKSGGGDAPQMPVGRGMGRPM from the exons ATG CAacctcaaataattttattgaaagaaGGTACTGATACAACCCAGGGGAAACCTCAGCTGATATCCAATATAAATGCTTGCCAAATGGTGGTGGATGCCGTAAGGACAACTCTTGGCCCACGGGGCATGGATAAGCTCATCGTCGATCAACATGGCAAAAGTACAATTTCAAATGATGGAGCTACCATCTTGAAGCTGCTAGACATCATACATCCTGCAGCAAAAACTTTGGTTGATATCGCCAAATCTCAAGATGCTGAG GTTGGCGATGGTACCACTAGCGTTGTTTTGTTGGCTGGAGAATTCTTGAAGCAGGTGAAGCCTTTTGTGGAAGAAGGTGTCCACccacgaataataataaaagcgtTTAGGCGTGCGACACAACTTGCCATTGAAAAGATTCACTCTCTTagcgtgaaaattgaaagatccaATGTGCAAGAACACAGAGCCCTGCTTGAAAAATGCGCAGCTACAGCTATGAGCTCAAAACTGATTCATCAACAAAAGGACTTCTTCAGTAAAATGGTCGTCAATGCTGTTCTTCAACTAGACGACCTTCTACCATTAAACATGATCGGCATTAAGAAG GTTGCTGGAGGTTCTTTGGAAGATTCACTGCTAGTTGCAGGTGTGGCATTTAAAAAAACGTTTTCGTACGCCGGTTTTGAGATGCAgccaaaaaattataaaccgtGCAAAATAGCTTTGTTGAATATTGAACTTGAGCTCAAGTCTGAGCGTGACAATGCCGAAGTTCGAGTGGATAATGTGGCTGAATACCAGAAAATTGTTGATGCTGAGTGGCAAATATTATATcaaaaattggataaaattcatcagagCGGTGCCAATGTCGTGCTCTCAAAATTGCCAATTGGTGATGTAGCTACACAGTATTTTGCCGACAGAGACATGTTCTGCGCTGGACGTGTTCCCGACGAAGATCTTAAGAGAACTATGAAAGCATGCGGAGGTGCGGTCATGACTACTGTACATGATATTAACGACGCCGTTCTTGGAAAATGCGAGTCCTTCGAAGAGAAACAAATTGGTGGCGAAAG ATTCAACTTCTTCGCTGGGTGTTTGAATGCGAAGACGTGTACTTTAGTATTACGTGGAGGTGCGGAACAATTTTTAGAAGAGACAGAAAGATCTCTCCATGATGCTATTATGATTGTTCGGAGGACAATAAAGAACGACGCAGTCGTTGCTGGCGGTGGTGCAATAGAAATGGAACTCTCACGTACACTGCGCGATTACTCACGAACTATAGCGGGGAAAGAGCAGCTCTTAATCGGGGCAATTGCCCGTGCCCTGGAAGTTATCCCTAG GCAACTATGCGATAACGCTGGATTCGATGCAACGAATATTTTAAACAAGTTACGCCAGAAACATCACCAGGGCCACAAGTGGTATGGGGTTGACATAAATGCCGAAGATATTGCAGATAATCTAGAAGCGTGCGTGTGGGAGCCAGCTATCGTCAAGATTAACGCCTTGACCGCCGCAAGCGAGGCCGCTTGTTTAATCCTGTCTGTCGACGAAACAATCAAAAATCCTAAGAGCGGTGGCGGTGATGCTCCCCAAATGCCCGTTGGCCGTGGCATGGGAAGACCTATGTAA